From the Thermoproteota archaeon genome, the window AAACCCGTGCTCTCCCCCAGATGTATGCTAGCTTCGTTCTTCACGTATGTGGCGTACATGAGACTCTTCAGCTCTCCTCTCGCGGACATCTCTCTCCCTAGGGATATGAGGAACTCGTGAAGTCTTCTAGCCAATCCCCTCCCTCTGTATGACGGATGGACCCTTAGCCCCTCCATCCACCCTACGTCGCAAGGGAGCAGGGTCAGCTTGGCTGTGGCCACAACTTCACCGTCCTCCTCGATCACGTAGAAATGGCCGTCCTCTATCCATGAGTCGAAGACCTGCGGTAAGTAATCGTGTCCTTCCCAAGTGAGCCTCGCTATCTCCTTCACATGGGGATAATCCTCTCGCCTAGCCTCCCTGATCAAGCTGTTCATCCCCGCGACCACCTCGTCATTTAATTTATCTGCTACAGGTTGGTCTGAGCCTAAGGTGAGGCAAGTCTCTCATGGTAAAGCTTCTCCTGCCAGGGGAATTGCTTGGGTGGGTTATCTAGCATTTCCGACCACTTCTCGTCGGTGAGCCTATCTGTCATGGGGTGTCTGAACTCGTAGTAGGAGAGGACCGGCCCCACCATGAGTGCGGTCCCGTTCGGGGTGGGGAAGGCCACCACAATGAGGTCAAGCTTGCCCACGGCCTCCTCCAGCACTTCCCCGCTGTTCAGATCTGTGTGCACGTCGGCCACAAGCACGGTGCTCTTGGCCCTCTCATCCAAGCCAGACATGATGGATTCCATCACATCGGCGAAGTTGCCTATGAAGTACAGATCGGTCTCATTCAGCGGTTCCCCCTTCAATTCCTTCACTGAAATCTCTCTAGCAGTTCTGAGCGCCTGAGCAAGGATCTCCAACCTAGTCTTCGCCTCCCGGCTCAGGTAACCCATATCCTCCAAGCCCTTCATCGTCTGATTGACAAGGGATTCGAGCCTCCCGTACACCCAGGGAAGGGGCTCCACTGCACCTATCTCAGCTGAAGGGGGTGCTGCAGTGAGTTTGGGTGTGTAGCTCTGCTTGGCGTAGAGTATGGTGTCGTGCCTCAACTCGGTCCACGATGTCAAGGCGGTCTGGAGTTGTCTGTCCAGCCAAGCATCGGATCTCATGTAGGGCGGGTAATCCTCCCCCCTCTCCTGGATTAGGAGGCGGAGTACATCCAACCAAGACCAGTAAAGGTTCTTGGACCATTCCACCTTGGAGAACTCCTCCCTGAGTTCCCTTACTCTTTCCTCGTAGTGTTCATAGCTCGCATCTCCCTCCTCCTTCAATATCTGAAGGGCTCTATCGCTTCCCATAACGGCGAACCAGTCGAGTCCACGTGGGAATCCCCTGGCTGGCCCGATCTGCGTCATCACTAAGGTGAACGGCTTATCTTCGCCCGTGTAGAGGCCCACCGAGGGGGCTACCAGTCTCTGGAAGACATAAGAATCCGACACGTACCTCCTTCCCATGAACCTCATTCCGGCCGTCTTGGCTAGGCACTCCTCCAGACCCTCCTCAGTTATCGGGGGCGTCACGTCACAGACCCCCGTACCACCGTAAATTCTAGGTTTACCCCTCTTCAATAGCTCCTTCCTGAACTTCCCGATAGATCCGTCCTCCCTGAGGGAGTGCAGCTGTTCCAAGGTGAGAGTACCGTCGAAAAGCGACTTAAGCGCCTCCAGATAATCGTAGGGAGTGTAGTCATCAGCGAACCCCACGAAGAATGAGGTGACGGTGTAAATCCTGGCCCAGATCTCGGAGGCATTCTCATCGGAGGAGAGATCGGCGGCGATCAATGAGGCGCGGATCGTCAGCTCCCTCGATCTCTCCTCGTCCACCAGCCCACCCCGTAGGAGGAACGCCATTCTCCCGTACCACATCATCGCCTTGAAGTATCTCCTCAGCCTGTCCGATCTAGTATAATGTCCCCTAGGCCTGTACTGACTATAATCCTCCTTATATCCGAAAATCGGACTTACTGCTATTTTCCCCTTGTTAATGAGGTTTACTTCTCTCCCCACCAGATCCGCAACCTCAGCCGGTGGACTGAAGTCCGGATCCAAGAGCTTCTTGCCCACAGAGAAGTAGGCGAGGTTCATGAGAGCTGGCTCGCCGACTTTCAGTATGTCTGAGCTGCTGTGCTCGATCATCCTATCTGTCAGGTTCAGGAGGTCGTTGAAGAGGTGATCCTCCTCTATATCAGCAAGGATGGAATCGAATTGGACGTGATATGCGTGGAGGAACGAGTCAACCGTCACGTAGGTGGGGAATCTTCTGAGCCTAGAGTAGGCGCTGGGGAAGTCTCCAGTCTCACCCCACTTGATCAAGGCAAAACCCCTGTCGAGCAGGATCCTCTCATCTACTCCCAGTTCATCGATGACATGGGGATTGAGGAAGTGCTCCCGCCTAGAATGACTGCCCCAGTTAGCTGGTTTCCAATCGATCCTCAATTCCTCTGCACGGGGGAAATCTCCCGGCTTGGGTATCGATCCCAGCTTCCACTCACTCATCATCCAACCGGTCGTAAGTGGTGTCGAGGTATTATCTTTAGATGGTGGCTGAGGGATGGGTATCGGACCTCTTGTACCCAAGATTAAGATCACCCCAATGGCTAGGAGGATCGCAATGAGGAGATTCCTTCGGCGTGTCATCAACATATAGAATGATCGCTCTGCTTTAAGAGTATTGAAAAGCTACGGACGGCGTTGTACTTATTTAAGCGCATGGGATCTGGGTGCACGCGTCGGGTAGTGCTCATCAGGGGGAACTCGCTGCATCCTTCAGTGGATATTGAAGCTTCGAAAAATCTATCTTTTATGGGCAAGAGGGGTCGGGGGTGATCGGCATCTCATTAATGCTCTACGACTTGGCTAAATTGACCGGGGTATTTGATGGAGAGCAACCCGAATCCAACTTGGATCTTATAGACATGTCACTCACTGGGAGAGCCAGAGGACCTCTGGTGAACTTCATTGTAAGGGAAATGGCTTGTTGCTACGGTGATGTGGATCGAGTGAGGTTTGAGGAAGTCAACAAGATAAGGGAGAGAGCCCTAGATCTCTTGAAAGAGGGATCACTGCTAGAAGAGGCCTGTGAGAACATAGAGGAGAACAAGGGCCACTGCTACAGGGCGTCCAGCGGTGAAGAGGTTGCTAGGATAGTGGGAGATCTAGTCGGCGAGGGGAAGACTGTCGTCAAGTCGTTCAGCTGGACCGTTGAGGAATCCAAGCTGGGTGAGAGGCTCAGGGAATCGAATGTAGTGCTGGACACCGCGTTTCCTAAGGCTCTATACCATCTGAGGGTTGATAATGGCGATCTGAGGAATCTAATAGAGAGCATGGGTGTGAGGATTGGGGAAGGGGATGTGCTGGCCAGCTTGGGGGCCTTGTACAGGGATGCCCTCTACAGAGCGGATGTAGGGATCACCGGAGTCAGAGCGGTGGCCGCCGACCCAGGTGCGATGACCTTTCTCCCAGATAGCGGCATAGACAGGCTGGTGACAATGACCCCCGAGATTCACGTGATAGTGGCTGGCATTGAGGAGGTTGTAAGCACGTACATGGAGGCCTTCCTAGTCACAGAGTTCGCCTCCAAGTATGGAAAGATGGATTTCTCCTTCTTGGGGGTCGTTGGAGGTCCAAGCAAGACTGGAGATATAGAGAAGAGGGTGACTTACGGTGCCCACGGCCCAAGGGAGTTCCACGTCATACTGCTGGATGACGGTAGATCCGAGGCCTTGGATGACGATAAACTGAGGGTAGCCCTCACCTGCATCAGGGTATCGAAACTTCCGTGCTTCGACACATGGGGACTATGGAGGAGGATCGTGGGGCTTGGCGATGAAGTGTATGGCGGGGTGAGGGGTGAGGGGCGCTGCCCCCTCCTCACATGAGAGAAGGAGAATCCCTCATATCCTCTCCATGAGCCTCCTCCTTATTTCCCTCAGCACCTCGGGCTGGTTTATACGCATGGGGCACGCCTCTATGCATCTTCCACATAGGAGACAGGCGAACGCATGCTGAGTCGAGGTCTCCTTGTCTCCGGTTATGTACTCCCACATCACCCCTATGCCACCGGAATACGCTGACTCGAGTCCCGCCCAATAACCACCCACGATGCCGAAGACAGGGCATAGATATTGACAGGCACCACATCTGAGGCAGTAGAGGGTCTGTTTCAGTATGGGATCTTTGGAGGCCTCTCTCCTCCCGTTATCGAGGAATATGACGTGATATTCCTCGGGACCGATGTCTCCCTCCCCACTCCTCGCTGGGCCCATAACGGTATTGATGTAGGATGTGACCTTGTAACCGCCGTACCTGCTTATCACCTCTACCACCTTCCAAGCATCGCTCATCGTCGGTACTATCTTCTCCATCCCCACGACTGCGATGTGTTTGGGTGGAAGGGAAATAGATAGCCTGATATTGGACTCGTTCTCTATGAGAAAGACGGCCCCCCTATCGGCGGCGAAGGCATTGGCACCGCTTATGCCCACATCGGCGCTGAAGTACTTATCCCTCAAGAACTTCCTGACTAGAGCCACCATTCCCTCTACATCGTCCTTGTCCACCTCCACCCCCATGAAGTCCTTGAGGAACTCCGCGACCTTCTCTCTCGTCAGGTGAATAGAGGGAGATATGAAGTGCATCGGCTTCGGACCGAGGAACTGAACAAGGAACTCCCCCAAGTCAGTCTCATATACCTCATTTCCCCTCTCAATCAGGAACTCCCTGAGTTTCAGCTCCTCAGTCGTCATGCTCTTAGCCTTGGTCACCACCTTACCGGTCCCCACCAGCTCGCCCACTATCTTCCTAGCCTCCTCGGCCGTCTCGGCTATATAGGCTTTCCCGCCCTTGGCCTCTACAGCCTCGATAGCCTTGTCGAGCAACTCATCCATGTGGTCTATGGACCATTCCTTTATCCTCCTGACCTCATCAGCGAGCTCCTTCACGTAGGGGTATCTCTCCATCACCTGCTTCCTCTTTTTCCAATAGGAGGAGATTGCCCTATCCAAGGCAGTCCTCAGGACAGGGTCATCGGACACTTTGTTGAGTAGCTGGCTTACTCCCGTCAAATCGGTCATTCTATCACCTCCATTATATCGAAAACCCTCACTCCAAGTTCCCTAGCCTCTCTCTGAAAGTTAGTGAGACATATTGGACACATTACGGTAAAGCAAGGTGATCCAGTCTCCTTCAGCTCCTCCATTCTCTTCCTAGCCAGCTTAGAGGACAAGGAGGGGAAGAGGGATTCTATGGGACCACCGCAGCAACCTGTGAACTTCCTCGTGAATTCCGGCTCCCTTACCTTCACGCCAGCTCTGGAGAGAAGGACGCGGGGCTGATCTATCACGCCATTCCACCTCGCTAGGTAGCAGGGATCGTGTATCACGACCTCCTTGGGTCCCCTGACCTTGGGAGTATAGCCCCTTTCTAGCAGGACATCCATGTAATGGACGACCTCGACTTCAAAGTCATCCACGAATTCCTTGATGAGGTAGTTCAGCATGTAGGTGGTGTGAGGATCTATGGTGATCACCTTCCTCGCACCGGTCTCCTTTATCTTCTTGGCTAGCCTCATCACATGCTCTCTAAACAGGTCGTCCATCCCCAGATCGTGGTAGAGGACCCCGCTGTAGGGTTCCTCCCTCATATACGCGAATTTAACGCCAGCAGAAAGGAGTGCATTCGCTATTGACCTAACTATTCTGAAGTATCTCTCCCTATCCTTCTTGGAGATCTCCAATGATGCTAGAAGACTTATCGTGTCAAGACCGAGGGAATCGGCCAGCGCTTTTATCTTCATGGCTATACCGAATAAAGCAGGATTCATAGACTCGAACCCCTTCAGGAGCCTAGCGAACATGTCGATATATGGGATCATCTGGTAGAGGCAGCCCGTGTAGAGTAGCACCTCGCCCCTTTCAGGAAAATTCATGCCCTCAGCCCACATGCTACAGTATTCTTCTTTCACTCCCAAAGGATTCCACGTTTTCTTAGCGTTTTTCTCGAGCAGTAACTTTACAGCCTTTAAGTCCATGGACCACCCGCTTGATACGATCGAGACTTTATTA encodes:
- a CDS encoding DUF3160 domain-containing protein, translated to MSEWKLGSIPKPGDFPRAEELRIDWKPANWGSHSRREHFLNPHVIDELGVDERILLDRGFALIKWGETGDFPSAYSRLRRFPTYVTVDSFLHAYHVQFDSILADIEEDHLFNDLLNLTDRMIEHSSSDILKVGEPALMNLAYFSVGKKLLDPDFSPPAEVADLVGREVNLINKGKIAVSPIFGYKEDYSQYRPRGHYTRSDRLRRYFKAMMWYGRMAFLLRGGLVDEERSRELTIRASLIAADLSSDENASEIWARIYTVTSFFVGFADDYTPYDYLEALKSLFDGTLTLEQLHSLREDGSIGKFRKELLKRGKPRIYGGTGVCDVTPPITEEGLEECLAKTAGMRFMGRRYVSDSYVFQRLVAPSVGLYTGEDKPFTLVMTQIGPARGFPRGLDWFAVMGSDRALQILKEEGDASYEHYEERVRELREEFSKVEWSKNLYWSWLDVLRLLIQERGEDYPPYMRSDAWLDRQLQTALTSWTELRHDTILYAKQSYTPKLTAAPPSAEIGAVEPLPWVYGRLESLVNQTMKGLEDMGYLSREAKTRLEILAQALRTAREISVKELKGEPLNETDLYFIGNFADVMESIMSGLDERAKSTVLVADVHTDLNSGEVLEEAVGKLDLIVVAFPTPNGTALMVGPVLSYYEFRHPMTDRLTDEKWSEMLDNPPKQFPWQEKLYHERLASP
- a CDS encoding LUD domain-containing protein, whose protein sequence is MIGISLMLYDLAKLTGVFDGEQPESNLDLIDMSLTGRARGPLVNFIVREMACCYGDVDRVRFEEVNKIRERALDLLKEGSLLEEACENIEENKGHCYRASSGEEVARIVGDLVGEGKTVVKSFSWTVEESKLGERLRESNVVLDTAFPKALYHLRVDNGDLRNLIESMGVRIGEGDVLASLGALYRDALYRADVGITGVRAVAADPGAMTFLPDSGIDRLVTMTPEIHVIVAGIEEVVSTYMEAFLVTEFASKYGKMDFSFLGVVGGPSKTGDIEKRVTYGAHGPREFHVILLDDGRSEALDDDKLRVALTCIRVSKLPCFDTWGLWRRIVGLGDEVYGGVRGEGRCPLLT
- a CDS encoding lactate utilization protein B, producing the protein MTDLTGVSQLLNKVSDDPVLRTALDRAISSYWKKRKQVMERYPYVKELADEVRRIKEWSIDHMDELLDKAIEAVEAKGGKAYIAETAEEARKIVGELVGTGKVVTKAKSMTTEELKLREFLIERGNEVYETDLGEFLVQFLGPKPMHFISPSIHLTREKVAEFLKDFMGVEVDKDDVEGMVALVRKFLRDKYFSADVGISGANAFAADRGAVFLIENESNIRLSISLPPKHIAVVGMEKIVPTMSDAWKVVEVISRYGGYKVTSYINTVMGPARSGEGDIGPEEYHVIFLDNGRREASKDPILKQTLYCLRCGACQYLCPVFGIVGGYWAGLESAYSGGIGVMWEYITGDKETSTQHAFACLLCGRCIEACPMRINQPEVLREIRRRLMERI
- a CDS encoding (Fe-S)-binding protein, yielding MDLKAVKLLLEKNAKKTWNPLGVKEEYCSMWAEGMNFPERGEVLLYTGCLYQMIPYIDMFARLLKGFESMNPALFGIAMKIKALADSLGLDTISLLASLEISKKDRERYFRIVRSIANALLSAGVKFAYMREEPYSGVLYHDLGMDDLFREHVMRLAKKIKETGARKVITIDPHTTYMLNYLIKEFVDDFEVEVVHYMDVLLERGYTPKVRGPKEVVIHDPCYLARWNGVIDQPRVLLSRAGVKVREPEFTRKFTGCCGGPIESLFPSLSSKLARKRMEELKETGSPCFTVMCPICLTNFQREARELGVRVFDIMEVIE